A genome region from Cucumis sativus cultivar 9930 chromosome 4, Cucumber_9930_V3, whole genome shotgun sequence includes the following:
- the LOC101211605 gene encoding LRR receptor-like serine/threonine-protein kinase FEI 2 isoform X2, with protein sequence MGFYTVKWQWLLILHIVPLCMIMSRSSGITSDGEALLSFRASILDSDGVLLQWKPEEPHPCKWKGITCDPKTKRVIYLSLPYHKLSGSLSPELGKLDHLKILALHDNNFYGTIPSELGNCSQLQGMFLQGNYFSGSIPNELGNLWALKNLDISSNSLGGNIPISLGKLSNLVSLNVSANFLVGTIPNVGMLLNFSESSFLGNRGLCGKQINVMCKDDKKEPETNESPFSVQNQIGKKKYSGRLLISASATVGALLLVALMCFWGCFLYKKFGKNDSKGLVLNGCGGARASGVMFHGDLPYMSKDIIKKFETLNEEHIIGCGGFGTVYKLAMDDGNVFALKRIIKLNEGFDRFFERELEILGSIKHRFLVNLRGYCNSPTSKLLIYDFLPGGSLDEALHGLRTEGSEQLDWDARLNIIMGAAKGLAYLHHDCSPRIIHRDIKSSNILLDANLEARVSDFGLAKLLEDEESHITTIVAGTFGYLAPEYMQSGRATEKTDVYSFGVLVLEVLSGKRPTDASFIEKGLNIVGWLNFLVTENRQREIVDLQCEGMQAESLDALLSVAIRCVSSSPEERPTMHRVVQILESEIMTPCPSDFYDTD encoded by the exons ATGGGCTTCTATACGGTAAAATGGCAATGGCTACTGATTCTTCACATTGTACCACTCTGCATGATAATGAGCAGAAGCAGTGGTATCACTTCTGATG GTGAGGCACTTTTGAGCTTCAGAGCATCAATTCTTGATTCTGATGGCGTTCTTCTTCAGTGGAAGCCAGAGGAGCCCCATCCTTGTAAATGGAAAGGAATAACGTGTGATCCGAAAACCAAGAGAGTGATATATTT GAGTCTTCCTTATCACAAACTTAGTGGATCATTATCCCCTGAACTTGGAAAGCTTGACCACCTAAAAATTTT AGCTCTTCATGACAATAACTTTTATGGGACAATTCCATCAGAATTAGGGAATTGCTCACAGTTGCAGGGAAT GTTCCTGCAGGGTAATTACTTTAGTGGGTCCATTCCCAATGAATTAGGGAATCTTTGGGCACTTAAAAATTT AGATATTTCAAGTAACTCACTCGGTGGAAATATTCCCATTTCGCTGGGGAAGTTGAGCAATCTTGTTAGTCT AAACGTGTCTGCCAATTTTCTGGTTGGAACAATTCCAAATGTTGGCATGCTGCTCAACTTCTCGGAAAGCTC ATTTCTTGGAAACCGTGGCTTGTGTGGGAAGCAAATAAATGTTATGTGCAAAGATGACAAAAAGGAACCTGAAACTAATGAGTCGCCATTCTCAG TGCAAAATCAAATTGGGAAGAAAAAGTACTCTGGCCGACTACTTATAAGTGCTTCGGCAACTGTGGGTGCTCTACTACTGGTTGCCCTAATGTGTTTCTGGGGTTGCTTTCTGTATAAAAAGTTCGGCAAAAATGACAGTAAAGGTTTAGTGCTGAATGGCTGTGGAG GTGCTCGTGCTTCAGGTGTAATGTTTCACGGAGACTTGCCATACATGTCTAAAgatattattaagaaatttGAGACGTTGAATGAAGAACACATAATAGGATGCGGGGGCTTTGGAACCGTGTACAAGCTTGCAATGGATGATGGCAATGTTTTTGCCttgaaaagaattataaaattgaacgAGGGCTTTGATCGTTTTTTTGAGAGAGAGCTTGAGATCCTTGGAAGCATAAAGCACAGGTTTCTTGTGAATTTGCGAGGATATTGCAATTCTCCTACATCAAAGCTGTTAATTTATGATTTCCTTCCTGGGGGCAGCCTTGATGAGGCACTACACG GCCTCCGTACTGAAGGATCTGAGCAACTAGACTGGGATGCACGCTTAAATATTATCATGGGAGCTGCAAAGGGACTTGCATATTTGCATCATGATTGCTCACCGCGAATCATTCACCGAGACATAAAGTCAAGTAACATTCTACTTGATGCTAATTTGGAGGCTCGAGTTTCTGACTTTGGACTTGCGAAACTCTTAGAGGATGAAGAATCACATATCACGACTATTGTTGCAGGAACATTTGGTTATCTGGCTCCTG AGTATATGCAAAGTGGTAGAGCTACTGAAAAGACTGATGTATACAGTTTTGGAGTATTGGTACTTGAAGTTTTGAGTGGCAAACGTCCCACAGATGCCTCATTTATTGAGAAGGGGCTAAACATTGTTGGTTGG TTGAACTTTCTAGTCACAGAGAATCGACAACGAGAAATAGTCGACTTACAGTGTGAGGGCATGCAAGCAGAGAGCTTGGATGCATTGCTTTCAGTTGCCATCAGATGTGTTTCGTCGAGTCCAGAGGAACGACCAACTATGCACAGAGTGGTCCAGATTCTGGAATCTGAGATTATGACTCCATGCCCAAGTGATTTCTATGATACAGATTGA
- the LOC101211605 gene encoding LRR receptor-like serine/threonine-protein kinase FEI 2 isoform X1, with product MGFYTVKWQWLLILHIVPLCMIMSRSSGITSDGEALLSFRASILDSDGVLLQWKPEEPHPCKWKGITCDPKTKRVIYLSLPYHKLSGSLSPELGKLDHLKIFFSFYRALHDNNFYGTIPSELGNCSQLQGMFLQGNYFSGSIPNELGNLWALKNLDISSNSLGGNIPISLGKLSNLVSLNVSANFLVGTIPNVGMLLNFSESSFLGNRGLCGKQINVMCKDDKKEPETNESPFSVQNQIGKKKYSGRLLISASATVGALLLVALMCFWGCFLYKKFGKNDSKGLVLNGCGGARASGVMFHGDLPYMSKDIIKKFETLNEEHIIGCGGFGTVYKLAMDDGNVFALKRIIKLNEGFDRFFERELEILGSIKHRFLVNLRGYCNSPTSKLLIYDFLPGGSLDEALHGLRTEGSEQLDWDARLNIIMGAAKGLAYLHHDCSPRIIHRDIKSSNILLDANLEARVSDFGLAKLLEDEESHITTIVAGTFGYLAPEYMQSGRATEKTDVYSFGVLVLEVLSGKRPTDASFIEKGLNIVGWLNFLVTENRQREIVDLQCEGMQAESLDALLSVAIRCVSSSPEERPTMHRVVQILESEIMTPCPSDFYDTD from the exons ATGGGCTTCTATACGGTAAAATGGCAATGGCTACTGATTCTTCACATTGTACCACTCTGCATGATAATGAGCAGAAGCAGTGGTATCACTTCTGATG GTGAGGCACTTTTGAGCTTCAGAGCATCAATTCTTGATTCTGATGGCGTTCTTCTTCAGTGGAAGCCAGAGGAGCCCCATCCTTGTAAATGGAAAGGAATAACGTGTGATCCGAAAACCAAGAGAGTGATATATTT GAGTCTTCCTTATCACAAACTTAGTGGATCATTATCCCCTGAACTTGGAAAGCTTGACCACCTAAAAATTTT tttttcattttacagAGCTCTTCATGACAATAACTTTTATGGGACAATTCCATCAGAATTAGGGAATTGCTCACAGTTGCAGGGAAT GTTCCTGCAGGGTAATTACTTTAGTGGGTCCATTCCCAATGAATTAGGGAATCTTTGGGCACTTAAAAATTT AGATATTTCAAGTAACTCACTCGGTGGAAATATTCCCATTTCGCTGGGGAAGTTGAGCAATCTTGTTAGTCT AAACGTGTCTGCCAATTTTCTGGTTGGAACAATTCCAAATGTTGGCATGCTGCTCAACTTCTCGGAAAGCTC ATTTCTTGGAAACCGTGGCTTGTGTGGGAAGCAAATAAATGTTATGTGCAAAGATGACAAAAAGGAACCTGAAACTAATGAGTCGCCATTCTCAG TGCAAAATCAAATTGGGAAGAAAAAGTACTCTGGCCGACTACTTATAAGTGCTTCGGCAACTGTGGGTGCTCTACTACTGGTTGCCCTAATGTGTTTCTGGGGTTGCTTTCTGTATAAAAAGTTCGGCAAAAATGACAGTAAAGGTTTAGTGCTGAATGGCTGTGGAG GTGCTCGTGCTTCAGGTGTAATGTTTCACGGAGACTTGCCATACATGTCTAAAgatattattaagaaatttGAGACGTTGAATGAAGAACACATAATAGGATGCGGGGGCTTTGGAACCGTGTACAAGCTTGCAATGGATGATGGCAATGTTTTTGCCttgaaaagaattataaaattgaacgAGGGCTTTGATCGTTTTTTTGAGAGAGAGCTTGAGATCCTTGGAAGCATAAAGCACAGGTTTCTTGTGAATTTGCGAGGATATTGCAATTCTCCTACATCAAAGCTGTTAATTTATGATTTCCTTCCTGGGGGCAGCCTTGATGAGGCACTACACG GCCTCCGTACTGAAGGATCTGAGCAACTAGACTGGGATGCACGCTTAAATATTATCATGGGAGCTGCAAAGGGACTTGCATATTTGCATCATGATTGCTCACCGCGAATCATTCACCGAGACATAAAGTCAAGTAACATTCTACTTGATGCTAATTTGGAGGCTCGAGTTTCTGACTTTGGACTTGCGAAACTCTTAGAGGATGAAGAATCACATATCACGACTATTGTTGCAGGAACATTTGGTTATCTGGCTCCTG AGTATATGCAAAGTGGTAGAGCTACTGAAAAGACTGATGTATACAGTTTTGGAGTATTGGTACTTGAAGTTTTGAGTGGCAAACGTCCCACAGATGCCTCATTTATTGAGAAGGGGCTAAACATTGTTGGTTGG TTGAACTTTCTAGTCACAGAGAATCGACAACGAGAAATAGTCGACTTACAGTGTGAGGGCATGCAAGCAGAGAGCTTGGATGCATTGCTTTCAGTTGCCATCAGATGTGTTTCGTCGAGTCCAGAGGAACGACCAACTATGCACAGAGTGGTCCAGATTCTGGAATCTGAGATTATGACTCCATGCCCAAGTGATTTCTATGATACAGATTGA